In a genomic window of Octadecabacter temperatus:
- a CDS encoding sulfite exporter TauE/SafE family protein — protein sequence MEQLFGFESLSTLVFVLSVALCAGLVKGIVGFAMPMILISGMTLVLPPETALAALILPTLITNVWQSLRQGVQSALQTIREFRVFLLCGLVFLVASAQFVRLLEPQILYGFIGILVTVFTATQLLGLRPKSFKKSTRVELAAGALAGFTGGLSGVWGPPTVAYLTAIDTNKQEQIRAQGVIYGLGAIALAGAHIQTGVLRAETLPLTLAILPCALLGVWLGFKLQDRIAQQTFRTVTLVVLAIAGLNLLRRAILG from the coding sequence ATGGAACAACTCTTTGGATTTGAAAGCCTTAGTACATTGGTATTTGTACTGTCCGTAGCCCTTTGTGCAGGGCTGGTGAAGGGTATCGTTGGCTTTGCTATGCCGATGATTCTGATTTCGGGAATGACGCTCGTTTTGCCGCCTGAAACTGCACTGGCAGCATTGATCTTACCAACGCTCATAACAAACGTCTGGCAGTCCCTACGCCAAGGCGTGCAGAGCGCTCTGCAAACCATTCGTGAGTTCAGAGTTTTCTTGCTGTGCGGCTTGGTGTTTTTGGTCGCCAGCGCGCAATTTGTGCGACTGCTCGAACCACAGATCCTTTACGGTTTCATCGGTATCTTGGTGACCGTTTTCACTGCAACGCAGCTGTTGGGGTTACGCCCTAAGTCATTCAAAAAATCGACACGCGTTGAATTGGCAGCAGGGGCGCTTGCTGGATTTACGGGTGGTTTGTCAGGTGTATGGGGACCGCCGACGGTCGCCTACTTGACCGCGATCGACACCAATAAACAGGAACAAATACGGGCTCAGGGCGTGATCTACGGCCTTGGGGCAATCGCGCTTGCAGGTGCGCATATTCAAACCGGGGTGCTTCGTGCAGAAACCCTGCCGCTTACATTGGCGATACTGCCGTGCGCGTTGCTTGGCGTATGGCTCGGCTTCAAACTACAGGACCGGATCGCGCAACAGACCTTCCGCACGGTGACCTTGGTGGTACTTGCAATCGCAGGGCTAAACTTGTTGCGACGTGCGATACTCGGTTAA
- a CDS encoding phosphoenolpyruvate carboxykinase has translation MDHGTVNPSMKLPDQGINGLGQVYYNYSEDDLIAEALKRDEGQLGKGGAFLVTTGKFTGRSPKDKHVVRSATTEHTIWWENNAAMEPAAFDQLYDDMIAHMGGKDYFVQDLFGGADPAHRLDVRFVTEMAWHGLFIRHLMRRPEASELPGFTPDWTVINCPSFLADPARHGCRSETVITMNFDRKIILIAGTEYAGENKKSIFTLLNYLLPEKDIMPMHCSANHAKDNPVDSAVFFGLSGTGKTTLSADPNRTLIGDDEHGWSDRGIFNFEGGCYAKTIGLNPEAEPEIYATTEMSGTVIENMVFDPETLELDFEDDSLTANMRCAYPLNYISNASETALGGHPKNIIMLTCDAFGVLPPIARLSPAQAMYHFLSGFTSKVAGTERGVTEPEPTFSTCFGAPFMPRRPEVYGNLLRSKIATHGATCWLVNTGWTGGAYGTGNRMPIKATRALLTSALNGTLVEGQFRKDANFGFDVPVACLGVDDVLLNPRDTWADSAAYDAQASKLVDMFADNFEQYLPFIDEDVKAAAIG, from the coding sequence ATGGACCACGGCACGGTCAACCCATCCATGAAGCTGCCTGATCAAGGCATCAACGGGTTGGGTCAGGTCTATTATAACTACTCCGAAGACGACCTGATTGCCGAAGCGTTGAAGCGTGACGAAGGCCAGCTTGGTAAAGGCGGCGCGTTTCTCGTGACAACGGGGAAGTTCACGGGTCGTTCACCAAAGGACAAACACGTTGTTCGCAGCGCAACGACTGAACACACCATCTGGTGGGAAAACAACGCTGCGATGGAACCTGCTGCGTTTGACCAGCTTTATGACGACATGATCGCGCACATGGGTGGCAAAGACTACTTCGTGCAAGATTTGTTTGGTGGCGCTGACCCAGCGCACCGCTTGGACGTTCGCTTCGTCACTGAAATGGCGTGGCACGGTCTGTTCATCCGTCACTTGATGCGTCGCCCTGAGGCGTCCGAGCTTCCTGGCTTCACGCCGGATTGGACGGTCATCAACTGCCCAAGTTTCCTTGCGGACCCAGCACGTCACGGATGCCGTTCTGAAACGGTCATCACGATGAACTTCGACCGCAAAATAATCCTGATCGCAGGCACCGAGTACGCAGGCGAGAACAAGAAATCGATTTTCACGCTGCTGAACTACTTGCTGCCTGAAAAAGACATCATGCCGATGCACTGTTCGGCCAACCACGCCAAAGACAACCCTGTCGACAGCGCTGTGTTCTTTGGCCTGTCCGGCACCGGCAAAACAACACTGTCCGCTGACCCGAACCGCACATTGATCGGCGACGATGAGCATGGTTGGTCAGATCGCGGTATCTTCAACTTTGAGGGCGGCTGTTACGCTAAAACCATCGGTCTGAACCCTGAAGCCGAGCCTGAAATCTACGCGACAACTGAGATGAGCGGCACTGTGATCGAAAACATGGTGTTCGATCCAGAAACGCTGGAGCTCGACTTTGAAGACGACAGTCTGACAGCGAACATGCGTTGTGCATACCCGCTGAATTACATCTCCAACGCGTCTGAAACAGCGCTTGGTGGTCACCCTAAGAATATCATCATGCTGACGTGTGATGCCTTTGGTGTCCTTCCTCCGATTGCGCGTCTTAGCCCAGCGCAGGCAATGTACCACTTCCTGAGCGGTTTCACGTCCAAGGTTGCAGGTACTGAGCGCGGTGTTACCGAGCCTGAGCCGACGTTTTCAACCTGTTTCGGTGCGCCGTTCATGCCGCGCCGTCCTGAGGTCTACGGCAACTTGCTGCGCTCCAAGATAGCGACGCATGGCGCAACATGCTGGCTGGTGAATACCGGCTGGACGGGTGGTGCTTACGGCACGGGCAACCGTATGCCGATCAAAGCGACACGTGCTTTGCTGACGTCTGCGCTGAACGGGACTTTGGTCGAAGGCCAATTCCGCAAGGATGCGAACTTCGGTTTTGATGTGCCTGTGGCTTGCCTCGGTGTGGATGACGTTCTTCTGAACCCACGCGACACATGGGCGGATAGCGCTGCGTATGACGCACAGGCGTCAAAGCTTGTTGATATGTTTGCAGATAACTTTGAACAGTACCTTCCGTTCATTGATGAGGATGTCAAAGCTGCTGCAATCGGCTAA
- a CDS encoding response regulator transcription factor, with amino-acid sequence MSRIALVDDDRNILTSVQITLEAEGFDVETYADGQQALEAFNKRMPELAVLDIKMPRMDGMDLLQRLRQKTTMPVIFLTSKDDEIDEVLGLRMGADDYIKKPFSQRLLVERIRALLRRQDAISGEEIEETEDNKTLERGELTMDPLRHAVKWKGNDVSLTVTEFLLLQALAQRPGFVKSRDQLMDVAYDDQVYVDDRTIDSHIKRLRKKMRTADDEFSAIETLYGIGYRYNEE; translated from the coding sequence ATGTCACGAATCGCACTTGTCGATGACGATCGAAATATTCTCACTTCAGTACAGATCACCCTCGAAGCCGAAGGCTTTGACGTGGAAACTTATGCAGATGGCCAGCAGGCACTGGAAGCGTTCAATAAGCGTATGCCGGAACTTGCCGTTCTGGACATCAAGATGCCGCGTATGGACGGCATGGATTTGCTGCAGCGCCTTCGCCAGAAAACAACGATGCCAGTTATTTTCCTGACATCCAAAGATGATGAAATTGATGAAGTCCTAGGACTGCGCATGGGCGCGGACGACTACATCAAGAAGCCATTCAGCCAGCGCCTCTTGGTGGAACGTATCCGTGCGCTGTTGCGCCGTCAGGATGCGATTTCCGGCGAAGAGATTGAAGAGACAGAAGACAACAAAACCCTCGAACGCGGTGAGTTGACGATGGACCCACTGCGCCACGCTGTGAAATGGAAGGGCAACGATGTTTCCCTGACAGTCACCGAATTCTTGCTCTTGCAAGCATTGGCCCAGCGCCCTGGCTTTGTGAAGTCTCGCGATCAGTTGATGGACGTCGCGTATGACGATCAGGTCTACGTTGATGACCGCACAATTGACAGCCACATCAAACGTCTGCGCAAAAAGATGCGCACTGCGGATGATGAGTTTTCGGCAATCGAGACACTTTATGGTATCGGGTACCGGTACAACGAAGAGTAA
- a CDS encoding DUF3859 domain-containing protein, with product MKMQSTFIVSALSIAWGVCASAAEDDFVSPMLGLFEAGVLCAQEGGTVRLAPDTLAGTTYVVEDAPQFVSTNRLVPGVLGIGFGVRSGLASAIGQDGVLMTVTHPPLDDSGTTQQSFTTVVGSRDDPNITFYQFDYPYELALGEWTMTATYGAVTLYETTFTVVPPSALPELAGVCGYLDLLS from the coding sequence ATGAAAATGCAATCTACATTTATTGTAAGCGCCCTGAGCATTGCTTGGGGCGTTTGCGCATCCGCTGCTGAGGACGACTTCGTTTCTCCAATGCTTGGGCTTTTTGAAGCGGGGGTCCTGTGCGCTCAAGAGGGTGGAACCGTTCGGCTGGCGCCCGATACCCTGGCTGGAACCACATACGTCGTCGAAGATGCCCCACAATTTGTGAGCACTAACCGCCTTGTTCCGGGTGTATTGGGGATTGGGTTTGGTGTTCGCTCAGGTCTTGCTTCGGCCATTGGGCAGGACGGTGTTCTGATGACCGTCACACACCCCCCATTGGATGACAGCGGCACCACACAGCAAAGCTTTACGACTGTTGTTGGCTCTCGTGATGATCCAAATATCACGTTCTACCAGTTCGACTATCCCTATGAACTTGCTTTGGGCGAATGGACAATGACGGCCACATATGGCGCCGTTACGTTGTATGAGACGACGTTTACGGTCGTACCACCCAGCGCGCTTCCTGAACTGGCTGGCGTATGCGGTTATCTCGACTTGCTAAGTTAA